A DNA window from Janibacter sp. A1S7 contains the following coding sequences:
- a CDS encoding CPBP family intramembrane glutamic endopeptidase has product MIRIALVGDPAWPTGDLARRALAAVLPGAHVGMLPPGADPSPDLDGLWLLPPPLTSDPTVHDATTARALELGVPLVGPVAGEGGATPSVQAVPGSPLAGLVGETRFELPQTVAGGRPARDYVDAPGTVWFPQAHRGAQPATVTAAGVPFVTLSDYPLATDAGVHPLLVAFASAVRERAAARVPTMRDPMGAPMTPSAPAHPRTRSGRALPDDEPRSYVHQMRTKGYRWWRPLLALTLAVGVFVFELLVLTIAWLVVDPAMRDPDLSVTEIDLTAPVTMLMGNLMLIALIPAALVATRLGHWRPMGKLLSVTGRIRWRWMGRASLVTVVIWGAYIVLGWLLDGGEVGDRPEHWPWLIVITVLTTPLQAAAEEIAFRGGLLQGVGAWIKRPVPALVTGTVLSTALFSLAHGSLDPWVLMQLGSMAVATCYLTWRTGGLEAAIVLHTVNNVVIILLLTLVGGLQGAYITESSTGDAAGGGIGGLATLLMMAILLWQARRAGVAPKKIGAPATG; this is encoded by the coding sequence ATGATCCGGATCGCACTCGTCGGTGACCCAGCCTGGCCCACCGGCGATCTCGCACGCCGAGCACTGGCCGCCGTCCTCCCCGGAGCCCATGTCGGGATGCTGCCGCCCGGCGCCGATCCCTCGCCCGACCTGGACGGGCTGTGGCTCCTCCCCCCGCCGCTGACGTCGGACCCGACGGTCCACGACGCGACCACCGCGCGCGCCCTCGAGCTCGGCGTGCCGCTCGTCGGGCCCGTCGCGGGCGAAGGGGGCGCGACCCCCTCCGTGCAGGCGGTACCCGGCTCCCCGCTGGCCGGGCTCGTCGGGGAGACCCGGTTCGAACTGCCACAGACGGTCGCCGGAGGCCGGCCGGCTCGTGACTACGTCGACGCCCCCGGCACCGTGTGGTTTCCGCAGGCCCACCGGGGGGCGCAGCCGGCAACCGTGACGGCGGCGGGCGTCCCCTTCGTCACCCTCAGCGACTACCCGCTGGCCACCGATGCCGGGGTCCATCCGCTACTCGTGGCCTTCGCCTCGGCCGTGCGCGAACGAGCGGCCGCTCGTGTGCCGACGATGCGCGACCCCATGGGCGCACCGATGACGCCATCCGCACCCGCCCATCCGCGCACGAGGTCCGGTCGAGCCCTCCCCGACGACGAGCCGCGCAGCTACGTCCACCAGATGCGCACCAAGGGTTACCGCTGGTGGCGGCCGCTGCTCGCGCTGACCCTGGCCGTCGGTGTCTTCGTCTTCGAGCTGCTCGTGCTCACCATCGCGTGGTTGGTCGTCGACCCCGCCATGCGCGACCCCGATCTGAGTGTGACGGAGATCGACCTGACCGCGCCCGTGACGATGCTCATGGGCAACCTCATGCTGATCGCCCTCATCCCGGCCGCCCTCGTGGCGACCCGGCTGGGGCACTGGCGCCCGATGGGCAAGTTGCTGTCGGTGACCGGTCGGATCCGGTGGCGGTGGATGGGGCGGGCCAGTCTGGTCACCGTGGTCATCTGGGGGGCCTACATCGTCCTCGGATGGCTCCTGGACGGCGGGGAGGTCGGCGACCGCCCGGAGCACTGGCCATGGCTCATCGTCATCACCGTGCTGACCACGCCGCTGCAGGCCGCCGCCGAGGAGATCGCCTTCCGCGGCGGGCTGCTGCAGGGGGTGGGCGCCTGGATCAAGCGGCCCGTCCCCGCCCTGGTCACCGGCACGGTCCTGTCCACGGCGCTCTTCTCCCTCGCCCACGGCTCGCTGGACCCGTGGGTCCTGATGCAGCTGGGTTCCATGGCCGTGGCAACCTGCTACCTGACCTGGCGCACCGGTGGGCTGGAGGCGGCGATCGTGCTGCACACGGTCAACAACGTCGTGATCATCCTCCTGCTGACCCTCGTCGGCGGCCTCCAGGGTGCCTACATCACCGAGTCGTCGACCGGGGACGCCGCTGGGGGCGGCATCGGCGGTCTCGCCACGCTGCTCATGATGGCGATCCTGCTGTGGCAGGCGCGCCGCGCTGGTGTCGCGCCGAAGAAGATCGGCGCCCCGGCCACGGGGTGA
- the meaB gene encoding methylmalonyl Co-A mutase-associated GTPase MeaB: MAESVADLAAGVRDRSRAHIARAITLVESSRPDHRERSKALLAELAPDTGHGLRVGVSGIPGAGKSTFIDALGTRLIEKGHRIAVVAVDPSSARTGGSVLGDRTRMAKLTASDDAFVRPSPSGAHLGGVARATRESMLVLEAAGHDVVLVETVGVGQSEVAVAEMVDTFLMLALARGGDQLQGIKRGILEMADVIAVNKADGEHAGDARVAARELSGAMRLMNPDPHARRPPVLTCSAQTGDGLDDVWDAVLGHRAWLEEQGSLHGRRAEQQREWMWAMVDAELRDAVRHSSRVRELLAEVTPGVRAGQVTAVEGAERIIAAFSADLAERD; encoded by the coding sequence ATGGCTGAGTCGGTCGCCGACCTCGCGGCGGGAGTGCGCGATCGCTCCCGGGCGCACATCGCCCGGGCGATCACGCTCGTCGAGTCCTCCCGCCCGGACCACCGGGAACGCTCGAAGGCACTGCTCGCCGAGCTCGCCCCCGACACCGGTCACGGGTTGCGGGTCGGTGTCTCGGGCATCCCGGGTGCCGGCAAGTCGACCTTCATCGATGCGCTCGGCACGCGGCTGATCGAGAAGGGGCACCGCATCGCCGTCGTCGCCGTCGACCCGAGCAGCGCCCGCACCGGCGGCTCGGTGCTCGGTGACCGCACCCGGATGGCCAAGCTCACCGCCAGCGATGACGCCTTCGTGCGGCCGTCGCCGTCGGGGGCGCATCTGGGTGGAGTGGCCCGCGCGACGCGTGAGTCGATGCTCGTCCTCGAGGCTGCCGGTCACGACGTCGTGCTCGTCGAGACGGTCGGTGTCGGCCAGTCCGAGGTCGCCGTCGCCGAGATGGTCGACACCTTCCTCATGCTGGCGCTGGCCCGCGGTGGTGACCAGCTGCAGGGGATCAAGCGCGGCATCCTCGAGATGGCCGACGTCATCGCGGTCAACAAGGCCGACGGCGAGCACGCCGGGGACGCTCGCGTCGCCGCACGGGAGCTGTCCGGCGCGATGCGCCTGATGAACCCGGACCCGCACGCCCGCCGGCCCCCGGTCCTCACCTGCAGCGCCCAGACGGGTGACGGGCTGGATGACGTCTGGGACGCCGTCCTGGGGCATCGTGCCTGGCTGGAGGAGCAGGGCTCGCTGCACGGCCGCCGCGCCGAGCAGCAGCGCGAGTGGATGTGGGCCATGGTCGATGCCGAGCTGCGTGATGCGGTCCGGCACTCATCCCGGGTGCGCGAGTTGCTCGCCGAGGTCACCCCCGGAGTGCGCGCCGGTCAGGTGACTGCGGTCGAGGGCGCCGAGCGCATCATCGCGGCCTTCTCCGCCGACCTCGCCGAGCGCGACTGA
- the scpA gene encoding methylmalonyl-CoA mutase, which yields MSDAHTIPTFDTVELGDGAPAADARQRWQEALDATPGAADGWTTPEHIEVAPVYTEEDTDDLDFLRTVPGKAPFLRGPYPTMYVNQPWTVRQYAGFSTAEESNAFYRRNLAAGQKGLSVAFDLATHRGYDSDHPRVSGDVGMAGVAIDSIYDMRTLFSGIPLDRMSVSMTMNGAVLPILALYVVAAEEQGVSPEQLSGTIQNDILKEFMVRNTYIYPPQPSMRIISDIFAYTSTKMPRFNSISISGYHMQEAGATQDLELAYTLADGIEYIRAGKQAGLDVDAFAPRLSFFWAIGMNFYMEIAKLRAARLLWARLVKENFGPENPKSLSLRTHSQTSGWSLTAQDVYNNVVRTCVEAMAATQGHTQSLHTNALDEAIALPTDFSARIARNTQLVLQQESGTTRVVDPWGGSAYVERLTHDLAQRALAHIEEVEKAGGMAKAIEAGIPKMRIEEAAARTQARIDSGQQPLIGINTYPTDEDEDIEILKVDNAAVRTSQIAGIERLKAERDEEQTQAALAALTRGAGADGGTMETNLLALAIDAARAKATVGEISSALEEVFGRYTAQIRTISGVYRDEAGAGGAVDEVQAKVEDFEQAEGRRPRILVAKMGQDGHDRGQKVIATAFADLGFDVDVGPLFQTPAEVARQAVEGDVHVVGVSSLAAGHLSLVPALRAELDELGRQDLMIVVGGVIPKQDFDELRAAGADDIYPPGTVIADAAGGLVDQLRERAAASHG from the coding sequence ATGAGCGACGCGCACACCATCCCCACCTTCGACACCGTCGAGCTCGGCGACGGCGCTCCGGCGGCCGACGCGCGCCAGCGCTGGCAGGAGGCACTCGACGCCACCCCGGGCGCCGCCGACGGCTGGACCACCCCGGAGCACATCGAGGTCGCCCCGGTGTACACCGAGGAGGACACCGACGACCTGGACTTCCTGCGTACGGTCCCGGGCAAGGCACCCTTCCTGCGTGGCCCGTACCCGACCATGTACGTCAACCAGCCGTGGACGGTGCGGCAGTACGCCGGCTTCTCCACCGCCGAGGAGTCCAACGCGTTCTACCGCCGCAACCTCGCGGCCGGGCAGAAGGGCCTGTCGGTCGCCTTCGACCTCGCGACGCACCGCGGGTACGACAGCGACCACCCGCGCGTCTCGGGAGACGTCGGCATGGCCGGAGTGGCCATCGACTCGATCTACGACATGCGCACGCTCTTCAGCGGGATCCCACTGGACCGGATGAGCGTGTCGATGACGATGAACGGCGCGGTGCTGCCGATCCTCGCGCTCTACGTCGTCGCGGCCGAGGAGCAGGGGGTGAGCCCGGAGCAGCTGAGCGGAACCATCCAGAACGACATCCTCAAGGAGTTCATGGTCCGCAACACCTACATCTACCCGCCACAGCCCTCGATGCGGATCATCTCCGACATCTTCGCCTACACCAGCACGAAGATGCCGCGCTTCAACTCGATCTCCATCTCCGGCTACCACATGCAGGAGGCCGGGGCCACGCAGGACCTCGAGCTGGCCTACACCCTCGCCGACGGCATCGAGTACATCCGGGCGGGCAAGCAGGCGGGTCTCGACGTCGATGCCTTCGCGCCGCGACTGTCCTTCTTCTGGGCCATCGGCATGAACTTCTACATGGAGATCGCCAAGCTGCGGGCGGCCCGCCTGCTGTGGGCGCGGCTGGTCAAGGAGAACTTCGGTCCCGAGAACCCGAAGTCGCTCTCCCTGCGCACGCACTCGCAGACCTCCGGCTGGAGCCTGACCGCGCAGGACGTCTACAACAACGTCGTACGCACCTGCGTCGAGGCGATGGCCGCGACCCAGGGACACACCCAGAGCCTGCACACCAACGCCCTCGACGAGGCGATCGCGCTGCCGACCGACTTCTCCGCGCGGATCGCGCGCAACACCCAGCTGGTGCTCCAGCAGGAGTCGGGCACGACGCGGGTCGTCGACCCGTGGGGAGGCAGTGCCTACGTCGAGCGCCTGACCCACGACCTCGCCCAGCGCGCGCTCGCGCACATCGAGGAGGTGGAGAAGGCCGGCGGCATGGCCAAGGCCATCGAGGCCGGCATCCCGAAGATGCGCATCGAGGAGGCGGCCGCCCGCACGCAGGCACGCATCGACTCCGGGCAGCAGCCGCTGATCGGGATCAACACGTATCCGACTGACGAGGACGAGGACATCGAGATCCTCAAGGTGGACAACGCCGCGGTCCGCACGTCCCAGATCGCCGGGATCGAGCGGCTGAAGGCCGAGCGGGACGAGGAGCAGACGCAGGCCGCGCTCGCTGCGCTCACCCGCGGGGCCGGGGCCGACGGCGGCACCATGGAGACCAACCTGCTCGCACTGGCGATCGACGCCGCGCGCGCCAAGGCCACCGTCGGTGAGATCTCCTCCGCGCTGGAGGAGGTCTTCGGGCGCTACACCGCGCAGATCCGTACGATCTCGGGTGTGTACCGGGACGAAGCAGGGGCGGGCGGAGCCGTCGACGAGGTCCAGGCCAAGGTCGAGGACTTCGAGCAGGCTGAGGGCCGTCGCCCTCGCATCCTCGTGGCCAAGATGGGCCAGGACGGCCACGACCGTGGCCAGAAGGTCATCGCGACGGCCTTCGCCGACCTCGGCTTCGACGTCGACGTGGGCCCGCTCTTCCAGACCCCCGCCGAGGTGGCGCGCCAGGCGGTCGAGGGTGATGTGCACGTCGTCGGTGTGTCCTCGCTCGCCGCGGGCCACCTCAGCCTCGTGCCGGCGTTGCGAGCCGAGCTGGACGAGCTCGGTCGCCAGGACCTGATGATCGTCGTCGGCGGGGTCATCCCGAAGCAGGACTTCGACGAGCTGCGTGCCGCCGGCGCCGACGACATCTACCCGCCCGGCACCGTCATCGCCGACGCCGCCGGTGGGCTGGTCGACCAGCTGCGGGAGCGGGCCGCCGCCTCCCATGGCTGA
- the rpsD gene encoding 30S ribosomal protein S4: protein MARYTGPITKKSRRLKLDLVGGDKNFELRPFPPGQHGRRRIQEKEYLTQLQEKQKARFTYGVMEKQFLRYYKEAANRPGQTGHNLLQILETRLDNVIYRAGLARTRRQARQLVTHGHFEVNGKRTNVPSQRVEQYDIVTVRKQSVEAFPIQLARETFGERPVPAWLHVVPGSLKVLVHQKPTREQIDIPLTEQLIVELYSKN, encoded by the coding sequence ATGGCTCGTTACACCGGCCCCATCACCAAGAAGTCCCGTCGACTCAAGCTCGACCTCGTCGGCGGCGACAAGAACTTCGAGCTCCGTCCCTTCCCGCCCGGCCAGCACGGCCGTCGACGGATCCAGGAGAAGGAGTACCTCACCCAGCTGCAGGAGAAGCAGAAGGCCCGCTTCACCTACGGCGTCATGGAGAAGCAGTTCCTCCGGTACTACAAGGAGGCGGCCAACCGCCCCGGACAGACCGGTCACAACCTGCTGCAGATCCTCGAGACCCGTCTCGACAACGTCATCTACCGCGCCGGTCTCGCCCGCACGCGTCGTCAGGCGCGTCAGCTGGTCACCCACGGCCACTTCGAGGTCAACGGCAAGCGCACCAACGTGCCCAGCCAGCGCGTCGAGCAGTACGACATCGTCACCGTGCGCAAGCAGTCGGTCGAGGCCTTCCCGATCCAGCTCGCCCGCGAGACCTTCGGTGAGCGCCCGGTCCCCGCGTGGCTGCACGTCGTCCCGGGGAGCCTGAAGGTGCTCGTGCACCAGAAGCCGACCCGCGAGCAGATCGACATCCCGCTCACCGAGCAGCTGATCGTCGAGCTCTACTCCAAGAACTGA
- a CDS encoding methylmalonyl-CoA mutase subunit beta: protein MTIPPEPPSGADDVLSLAAGFPQVDPHAWADLAAEVVNKSRAEDAKVDGPGAVEILTSELPGGVAVDPIYWPRERSLGLPGAMPFTRGRGPRDPDLPWHVCQLHDDPDAATSRKAVLDDLERGVSAVWLHVGDDGIAPGDVAEVLGDVMVDLAPVTVSSWTDQAAAAAALVDVWEAKGADPATVRGSLGHDPIGMAAVVGGAPDLAPLAAAVASCTERWTGVRAITVDTRVHHDAGASAQDEVALALATALDYVRHLTDAGVAAAEAFRRIEFRIAATADQFVTIAKLRALRRAWARVGEVLEVPQADRGGWVHAVTSWRMQTRTDPWVNLLRDTIACLAASAGGADAITVLPYDHVLGLPTPFSRRIARNTQSILAAESNVARVADPAGGSNYVEALTDDLARAAWTWFGELDAAGGAAAGLASGVIAERLATTRAAREADLATRELPLTGTSTFPLAGEEVLRRAPRAQITAEGLPRRRDGQVFEDLRARTASGDVCVPVLALGPQREHTTRVSFVANLLGVAGIRPETVEVATADDIAEAVESAKGASVAVIASSRKGYDGLAGPTVQALRAAGVEQVVLAGPASEAPDATVDGEIVAGMDIVAFLGGLCDSLGAPQAGANA, encoded by the coding sequence ATGACCATCCCCCCTGAACCTCCCTCCGGAGCTGACGACGTCCTGAGCCTGGCCGCGGGTTTCCCGCAGGTCGATCCGCACGCGTGGGCCGACCTGGCCGCCGAGGTGGTCAACAAGTCCCGTGCCGAGGACGCCAAGGTCGACGGGCCGGGCGCGGTCGAGATCCTCACGAGCGAGCTGCCCGGTGGGGTTGCGGTCGACCCGATCTACTGGCCCCGGGAGCGCAGCCTGGGGCTGCCGGGCGCGATGCCCTTCACCCGTGGCCGGGGCCCGCGCGACCCGGATCTGCCGTGGCACGTGTGCCAGCTGCACGACGACCCGGATGCCGCCACCAGCCGCAAGGCGGTCCTCGACGACCTCGAGCGGGGCGTCAGCGCCGTCTGGCTGCACGTCGGCGACGACGGCATCGCCCCCGGCGACGTCGCCGAGGTCCTGGGTGATGTCATGGTCGACCTCGCCCCGGTGACGGTCTCCTCGTGGACGGACCAGGCCGCCGCCGCGGCCGCGCTGGTCGACGTCTGGGAGGCGAAGGGAGCCGACCCGGCCACCGTGCGCGGCAGCCTGGGCCACGACCCGATCGGGATGGCCGCAGTGGTGGGCGGCGCACCCGACCTCGCCCCGCTCGCCGCCGCGGTCGCCTCGTGCACCGAGCGCTGGACCGGCGTGCGCGCGATCACCGTCGACACCCGCGTCCACCACGACGCCGGCGCCAGCGCCCAGGACGAGGTCGCCCTCGCCCTGGCGACGGCGCTGGACTACGTGCGCCACCTGACCGATGCCGGCGTCGCGGCCGCAGAGGCCTTCCGCCGGATCGAGTTCCGCATCGCGGCGACCGCGGACCAGTTCGTCACCATTGCCAAGCTGCGCGCGTTGCGACGGGCGTGGGCCCGCGTCGGCGAGGTCCTCGAGGTACCTCAGGCCGACCGCGGTGGGTGGGTGCACGCCGTGACCTCCTGGCGCATGCAGACCCGCACCGACCCGTGGGTGAACCTCCTGCGCGACACCATCGCCTGCCTCGCGGCCTCCGCCGGGGGAGCCGACGCCATCACCGTCCTGCCGTACGACCACGTGCTCGGCCTGCCGACCCCCTTCTCCCGGAGAATTGCCCGCAACACGCAGTCGATCCTCGCGGCGGAGTCCAACGTCGCCCGGGTCGCCGATCCGGCCGGCGGCTCCAACTACGTCGAGGCACTGACCGACGATCTCGCCCGCGCCGCGTGGACCTGGTTCGGTGAACTCGACGCCGCGGGTGGCGCCGCCGCCGGCCTGGCGTCCGGGGTCATCGCCGAGCGTCTGGCGACGACCCGCGCCGCGCGGGAAGCGGATCTGGCCACCCGTGAGCTACCGCTGACCGGCACCTCGACCTTCCCGCTGGCCGGGGAGGAAGTCCTCCGGCGCGCCCCGCGTGCGCAGATCACCGCAGAGGGGCTGCCCCGTCGACGTGACGGGCAGGTCTTCGAGGACCTGCGGGCACGCACCGCCTCCGGTGATGTCTGCGTGCCGGTTCTCGCACTCGGTCCCCAGCGCGAGCACACCACCCGGGTCAGCTTCGTCGCCAACCTCCTCGGTGTGGCCGGCATCCGCCCCGAGACGGTCGAGGTCGCCACCGCTGACGACATCGCGGAGGCCGTCGAGTCGGCGAAGGGGGCGAGCGTCGCCGTGATCGCGTCCTCACGGAAGGGGTACGACGGCCTGGCCGGTCCCACCGTGCAGGCCCTGCGCGCCGCAGGCGTCGAGCAGGTCGTCCTCGCCGGACCCGCGAGCGAGGCGCCCGACGCCACCGTCGACGGCGAGATCGTCGCGGGCATGGACATCGTCGCCTTCCTGGGCGGCCTTTGTGACTCCCTCGGCGCCCCACAGGCAGGAGCAAACGCATGA
- the rpsM gene encoding 30S ribosomal protein S13, producing the protein MARLVGVDLPREKRVEVALTYIFGVGRTTAQKAVAATEIDPATRVKDLGDDQLVALRDWLEENVQLEGDLRREVAADIRRKVEIGTYAGLRHRRGLPVRGQRTKTNARTRKGPKRTVAGKKKA; encoded by the coding sequence ATGGCACGTCTTGTTGGAGTCGACCTCCCGCGCGAGAAGCGCGTCGAGGTCGCCCTGACCTACATCTTCGGTGTGGGCCGCACGACTGCGCAGAAGGCAGTCGCGGCAACCGAGATCGACCCGGCCACTCGCGTGAAGGACCTCGGTGACGACCAGCTCGTCGCCCTGCGTGACTGGCTCGAGGAGAACGTCCAGCTCGAGGGAGACCTCCGCCGCGAGGTCGCTGCCGACATCCGCCGCAAGGTGGAGATCGGCACCTATGCGGGTCTGCGCCACCGCCGTGGCCTCCCGGTGCGCGGTCAGCGCACCAAGACCAACGCGCGTACCCGCAAGGGCCCCAAGCGCACCGTCGCAGGCAAGAAGAAGGCCTGA
- the rpsK gene encoding 30S ribosomal protein S11: MPPKTRATKVRRKVKKNVSVGQAHIKSTFNNTIISITDPTGAVISWASAGQVGFKGSRKSTPYAAQMAAEAAARRAMEHGMKKVDVFVKGPGSGRETAIRSLTATGLEVGAIQDVTPSPHNGVRPPKRRRV; encoded by the coding sequence ATGCCCCCCAAGACCCGCGCCACCAAGGTGCGTCGCAAGGTCAAGAAGAATGTGTCCGTGGGCCAGGCCCACATCAAGAGCACGTTCAACAACACCATCATCTCGATCACCGACCCCACCGGTGCCGTGATCTCCTGGGCCTCCGCCGGCCAGGTCGGCTTCAAGGGCTCGCGCAAGTCGACCCCGTACGCCGCCCAGATGGCGGCCGAGGCCGCTGCCCGCCGCGCCATGGAGCACGGCATGAAGAAGGTCGACGTCTTCGTCAAGGGCCCGGGGTCCGGTCGCGAGACCGCCATCCGCTCCCTGACCGCCACCGGCCTCGAGGTCGGCGCCATCCAGGACGTCACGCCCAGCCCGCACAACGGTGTCCGCCCGCCCAAGCGCCGTCGCGTCTGA
- the rpmJ gene encoding 50S ribosomal protein L36: MKVQPSVKKICDNCKVIRRNGRVMVICDNLRHKQRQG; the protein is encoded by the coding sequence ATGAAGGTTCAGCCGAGCGTCAAGAAGATCTGCGACAACTGCAAGGTGATCCGCCGCAACGGCCGGGTCATGGTGATCTGCGACAACCTGCGCCACAAGCAGCGCCAGGGCTGA
- a CDS encoding BCCT family transporter translates to MDALARKLRLRTQPTIFFVSASLMILFLVILLLFPEPLNSTFSTGREWIVTNLGWYFIFGVTAWVIILLGVAISPYGQVQLGRKDEPPQYSFPSWFAMLFAGGIGTILMFWGVAEPISHFSNPPKAGVEPYTVEAATDGMNFALYHLSLHTWAIFCLPGLAFAYFIHRYELPVRVSSVFYPFLKDGIYGPIGRAIDITAILGTLFGVAVSIGLGTSQIGAGLGELFGVENSTTLQVLIIVVLEAVAVTSIVRGMDKGVKLLSNINIAMAIGLMIFVFLTGGMTLFLLRELFETTGNYVSALPELMLWNDALANVTKEDGWGWQGGWTVFYWAWTVSWAPFMGIFLARISKGRTVREFVLGVLFAPTIFTIIWFVVFGWSAMRIDGMDGSEGPISAAVADSIPLSMFAFFEQFPLTTFIQGFAVVIVAIFFATSSDSASLVVDMLCTGDGEPGPTHQRVFWGVSEGVLAALLIVLAGDEGLNALQQVITVIGLPMFTLMFLAGISFLVALKKEKLQFATRVRGIPEEAVSAGKDALDRGEIGYDPEANGRGRSDSGTADAEVETTTSR, encoded by the coding sequence ATGGACGCCTTGGCACGCAAGCTCCGACTGCGGACCCAGCCGACGATCTTCTTCGTCTCGGCGAGCCTGATGATCCTGTTCCTGGTCATCCTCCTCCTCTTCCCCGAGCCGCTGAACTCCACGTTCAGCACCGGCCGGGAGTGGATCGTCACGAACCTGGGGTGGTACTTCATCTTCGGCGTCACCGCGTGGGTGATCATCCTGCTGGGTGTCGCCATCAGCCCCTACGGACAGGTCCAGCTCGGCCGCAAGGACGAGCCGCCGCAATACAGCTTCCCGTCGTGGTTCGCGATGCTCTTCGCCGGTGGCATCGGCACCATCCTGATGTTCTGGGGCGTGGCCGAGCCGATCTCGCACTTCTCGAACCCACCGAAGGCCGGCGTGGAGCCGTACACCGTGGAGGCCGCCACGGACGGCATGAACTTCGCGCTCTACCACCTCAGCCTGCACACCTGGGCGATCTTCTGCCTGCCGGGCTTGGCCTTCGCCTACTTCATCCACCGCTACGAGCTGCCCGTTCGCGTCAGCTCGGTGTTCTACCCCTTCCTCAAGGACGGCATCTACGGTCCGATCGGCCGGGCCATCGACATCACCGCCATCCTCGGCACCCTCTTCGGCGTCGCGGTGTCCATCGGCCTGGGCACCTCGCAGATCGGCGCCGGGCTGGGTGAGCTCTTCGGCGTGGAGAACAGCACCACCCTGCAGGTCCTGATCATCGTCGTGCTCGAAGCGGTGGCCGTCACCTCGATCGTGCGGGGCATGGACAAGGGCGTGAAGCTCCTGTCCAACATCAACATCGCCATGGCGATCGGACTGATGATCTTCGTCTTCCTCACCGGCGGGATGACCCTCTTCCTGCTCCGTGAGCTCTTCGAGACCACGGGCAACTACGTCTCCGCGCTCCCCGAGCTGATGCTCTGGAACGACGCCCTCGCCAACGTCACCAAGGAGGACGGCTGGGGCTGGCAGGGCGGCTGGACCGTCTTCTACTGGGCCTGGACGGTCAGCTGGGCACCGTTCATGGGCATCTTCCTCGCCCGCATCTCCAAGGGGCGCACGGTGCGTGAGTTCGTCCTCGGCGTCCTCTTCGCGCCGACGATCTTCACCATCATCTGGTTCGTCGTCTTCGGGTGGTCGGCGATGCGGATCGACGGCATGGACGGCTCCGAGGGGCCGATCTCGGCGGCCGTCGCGGACTCCATCCCGCTGTCGATGTTCGCCTTCTTCGAGCAGTTCCCGCTCACGACGTTCATCCAGGGCTTCGCGGTGGTCATCGTCGCCATCTTCTTCGCGACGAGTTCCGACTCCGCGTCCTTGGTCGTCGACATGCTGTGCACCGGGGACGGCGAACCCGGCCCGACGCACCAGCGCGTCTTCTGGGGTGTCAGCGAGGGGGTCCTCGCGGCCCTGCTCATCGTCCTCGCCGGCGACGAGGGCCTCAATGCCCTGCAACAGGTGATCACCGTCATCGGTCTACCGATGTTCACCCTGATGTTCCTCGCCGGGATCAGCTTCCTCGTGGCACTGAAGAAGGAGAAGCTGCAGTTCGCCACCAGGGTCCGCGGGATCCCCGAGGAGGCCGTCTCAGCGGGCAAGGACGCGCTCGACCGTGGTGAGATCGGCTACGACCCCGAGGCGAACGGCCGCGGGCGCTCCGACTCGGGCACCGCGGATGCGGAGGTCGAGACGACGACCTCCCGCTGA
- the infA gene encoding translation initiation factor IF-1, whose amino-acid sequence MAKKDGVIEVEGTIVEALPNANFRVELTNGHKVLAHISGKMRQHYIRILPEDKVVVELSPYDLTRGRIVFRYR is encoded by the coding sequence ATGGCCAAGAAGGACGGTGTCATCGAGGTCGAGGGCACGATCGTCGAAGCGCTCCCGAACGCGAACTTTCGGGTCGAGCTGACGAACGGTCACAAGGTTCTCGCCCACATCTCGGGCAAGATGCGGCAGCACTACATCCGGATCCTCCCCGAGGACAAGGTCGTGGTGGAGCTCAGCCCGTACGACCTGACCCGCGGCCGTATCGTCTTCCGCTACCGCTGA